One genomic segment of Rhodopseudomonas sp. BAL398 includes these proteins:
- a CDS encoding metallophosphoesterase family protein, which translates to MPDSFRTFRDPLLSLYQSAVTEVAKKVDRGANASVTSRAGAQRSMTSSLPDVAADIAEREYNRSIGGVAPVARSGPTARELSKTGMAQVCAEWGFRYLKAVASRDDQAIAQLKDEFTAGTCDPAWLTTLEAYRSYLGEDGKRKAAPYVRAATVGPKTIEIKSNARVALMGDWGTGAPPAIGVLKYVAGDHPDLVVHLGDIYYSGTPAECQSNFIDPINAILRTRAPMPVYSLSGNHDMYCGGVGFYELIKQLNAAPLTQPASFFCLRSADEKWQLLAMDTGLHDDNPVTVAGAVTYLEEDELAWHCDRINEFSGRTILLSHHQLFSGFSPIGPADAQGKRSAVNPRLLKAFQRMTQNKGVAAWFWGHEHTLSIYNPFAGLERGRCLGHGAVPVSVIDKIYEPLANLDVTPSLLDRSKLGTTGGVYNHGYALLTFNEDSCRAEYYQAANGVRTLVFDESFA; encoded by the coding sequence ATGCCTGACTCGTTTAGAACATTCCGCGACCCGCTTCTCTCCTTGTACCAATCGGCTGTCACAGAAGTCGCTAAAAAAGTCGATCGGGGCGCAAATGCCAGCGTCACGAGTCGGGCCGGCGCGCAGCGATCGATGACCAGTTCGCTTCCAGACGTCGCCGCAGATATCGCCGAGCGCGAATACAATCGTTCAATTGGTGGCGTTGCGCCCGTTGCTCGTAGTGGTCCGACCGCACGCGAGCTTTCCAAGACCGGTATGGCGCAGGTCTGCGCGGAATGGGGCTTTCGGTATCTCAAAGCTGTGGCGTCAAGGGACGACCAGGCCATCGCGCAATTGAAGGATGAGTTTACGGCGGGGACATGCGACCCGGCATGGCTCACCACCTTGGAGGCGTACCGAAGCTACTTGGGCGAAGACGGCAAGCGCAAAGCCGCGCCTTACGTCCGCGCGGCGACCGTGGGTCCAAAAACCATCGAGATCAAAAGCAACGCGCGTGTCGCTTTGATGGGGGACTGGGGCACCGGCGCACCGCCTGCGATCGGCGTCCTAAAATATGTCGCCGGGGACCACCCGGATCTGGTCGTGCACCTGGGTGACATTTACTACTCGGGTACGCCTGCGGAATGCCAATCAAACTTTATCGATCCGATAAATGCGATTCTCCGAACGAGAGCGCCTATGCCCGTGTATTCGCTGTCAGGCAACCATGACATGTACTGCGGAGGGGTCGGGTTTTATGAGCTTATCAAGCAGCTCAATGCCGCCCCATTGACGCAGCCGGCAAGCTTTTTCTGTCTAAGGTCTGCTGACGAGAAGTGGCAATTATTGGCGATGGACACGGGGTTGCACGACGATAACCCGGTGACGGTGGCCGGTGCCGTGACATATCTGGAGGAGGATGAGCTCGCTTGGCACTGTGACCGCATCAATGAGTTTTCCGGACGAACTATTTTGCTTTCCCATCACCAGCTGTTTTCAGGCTTTTCCCCCATTGGCCCAGCGGATGCGCAAGGAAAGCGTTCTGCGGTGAATCCTCGGCTGCTTAAAGCATTTCAGCGGATGACACAGAATAAGGGAGTGGCTGCGTGGTTCTGGGGGCATGAGCATACACTCAGTATTTATAATCCTTTCGCCGGATTGGAGCGTGGCCGCTGTTTGGGCCATGGAGCCGTGCCGGTTTCCGTTATCGACAAAATCTATGAGCCGCTTGCGAATCTTGACGTGACGCCATCGTTGCTGGACCGGTCAAAACTCGGCACTACAGGGGGCGTCTACAATCATGGATACGCCCTTCTCACCTTTAACGAAGATTCATGTCGCGCTGAGTATTACCAGGCAGCAAACGGTGTGCGCACATTGGTTTTCGATGAGTCATTTGCGTAA
- a CDS encoding DUF1778 domain-containing protein: MAQARTKDTKSRSLINLRVSPEDRRLIDRAATATGKNRSEFMLSAARFAAEEALLDKVLFRVDAKTYDGLTAYLDEPPAPDASLRKLMQTTPPWQG, from the coding sequence ATGGCCCAGGCTCGCACGAAGGACACCAAATCGCGTTCGCTGATCAATCTGCGGGTCTCACCGGAGGACCGGCGATTGATCGACCGCGCCGCCACGGCTACCGGCAAGAACAGGTCGGAGTTCATGCTCAGCGCCGCGCGGTTCGCAGCGGAGGAAGCATTGCTCGACAAGGTGCTGTTCCGCGTCGACGCCAAAACCTACGACGGATTGACGGCCTACCTCGATGAGCCGCCGGCCCCCGATGCAAGCCTTCGCAAGCTGATGCAGACCACGCCGCCGTGGCAGGGCTGA
- a CDS encoding GNAT family N-acetyltransferase, with amino-acid sequence MAGLTTPAPLSPPEALREDHETEGFDSGEPTLDTWLVRRARANQASGASRTYVVCREREVVGYYALASGGIDLDAAPSRLRRNMPDPLPVVVLGRLAIAQGAQGQGLGRAMLRDASTRVLQAAERVGVALLVVHALSDHAKQFYLGCGFKESPLDPMTLMVRVKDLGDARGQ; translated from the coding sequence GTGGCAGGGCTGACTACGCCCGCGCCGCTCAGCCCTCCGGAGGCGCTGCGAGAGGATCACGAAACTGAAGGTTTCGACAGCGGCGAGCCTACCCTCGATACCTGGCTTGTCCGACGCGCTCGAGCCAACCAGGCCAGCGGGGCCTCGCGCACTTACGTCGTCTGCCGCGAACGGGAGGTCGTGGGATACTATGCGCTCGCGAGCGGCGGGATTGATCTCGACGCCGCGCCAAGCCGGCTCCGACGCAACATGCCCGACCCGCTGCCGGTCGTGGTCCTAGGCCGCCTCGCCATCGCGCAGGGCGCACAGGGTCAGGGTCTCGGCCGCGCGATGCTTCGCGACGCGTCAACGAGAGTGCTGCAGGCGGCCGAACGCGTCGGCGTGGCGCTGCTCGTTGTGCATGCGCTTTCGGACCACGCAAAGCAGTTCTATCTTGGTTGCGGATTCAAGGAGTCGCCGCTCGACCCCATGACGCTCATGGTCAGGGTCAAAGACCTCGGCGATGCGCGGGGCCAATGA
- a CDS encoding DUF4336 domain-containing protein — protein sequence MLEQVHEALWIADGENVSFYGAPYPTRSVIAQLKNGDLWIWSPVKLTAGLRAKIDHLGPVRHLVSPNKLHHLYLREWKAAYPEAALWGPQSTVKKRSDLSFREALKDTPPPEWLPDIDQAWFRGSFAMDEIVFFHRPSGTAIVADLIQTFSDQFLREHWGWLRFLARLDGLTQDQACAPLEWRLSFINRAPARRARDKVLSWNCQRVIMAHGEWMRAGGHALLQKSFRWLGA from the coding sequence ATGCTTGAGCAAGTGCATGAGGCTCTTTGGATCGCGGACGGCGAGAACGTCAGCTTCTATGGCGCTCCCTATCCGACGCGCTCGGTAATTGCCCAATTGAAAAATGGCGATCTGTGGATCTGGTCGCCGGTCAAGCTGACCGCGGGTCTGCGCGCCAAGATAGATCATCTTGGCCCGGTTCGCCATCTCGTGAGCCCGAACAAACTCCACCACCTTTATCTGCGCGAGTGGAAGGCCGCCTACCCAGAGGCAGCGCTGTGGGGACCGCAATCAACCGTCAAGAAGCGCTCCGACCTCTCCTTCCGCGAAGCGCTGAAAGATACCCCGCCGCCCGAATGGCTTCCCGACATCGACCAGGCATGGTTCCGCGGCTCCTTTGCCATGGACGAGATTGTTTTCTTTCACCGGCCCTCCGGCACGGCGATCGTCGCTGATCTGATCCAGACCTTTAGCGATCAGTTCCTTCGAGAGCATTGGGGATGGCTTCGGTTCCTTGCGCGCCTCGACGGCCTCACGCAGGACCAGGCCTGCGCGCCGCTCGAATGGCGGTTATCGTTCATCAATCGAGCGCCAGCGCGTCGGGCGCGCGACAAAGTGCTGAGCTGGAATTGTCAGCGCGTCATCATGGCCCACGGCGAGTGGATGCGCGCTGGCGGCCACGCCCTTCTTCAAAAGTCATTTCGTTGGCTCGGCGCTTGA
- a CDS encoding protein-L-isoaspartate(D-aspartate) O-methyltransferase: MASPQIEADVSRARDRMVDRQIAARGVRDSRVLAAMPLVPREAFVEEASQEFAYEDSPLPIGEGQTISQLYIVAFMLEAAEIGPGDRVLEIGAGSGYAAAVAAQLAIEVCAVERHASLVARAQHRFDALDYRNISLRHADGTKGWPDGGEFDAIVVSAGGSQIPPALKLQLKIGGRLIIPVGAEDEPQELLKLTRRSEMEFDEERLGSVHFVPLVGAKTWVEDGRRSSSSHLPGVSQRKTPADLIAEAAEPLPDFDDLAFGALFDRFAGKRVVLLGEASHGTSEFYRARAAITKHLAITKHLMACHGFSIVAVEADWPDAAAVDRYVRHLPRRESEAPFQRFPIWMWRNTDVNAFIHAMREHNAGVDEKRRAGFYGLDIYNMAASIASVLDYLDKIDPIAAAVARERYGCLTPWQDEPSTYGRAVLTEGYRKCEQAVVAQLRDLLRGRLRYEEDHPDSFLDAAQNARLVVSAERYYRIMYYGGAESWNLRDTHMFETLEHVLAARGADAKAVVWAHNSHIGDARHTEMGAVRDELNIGQLCRERFGAESVALIGMGTHQGTVAAADEWDGEMKVKRVNPSRRDSVECLFHDADPARCLLDLSRDNPAARALRASILERFIGVIYRPVTELQSHYVEASLAQQFDAFLWFDETTAVTPLAPGHVEPGLPDTYPFGL; encoded by the coding sequence ATGGCCAGCCCACAAATAGAAGCGGACGTGAGCCGAGCCCGCGATCGCATGGTGGATCGTCAGATCGCCGCGCGCGGAGTCCGTGATAGCCGCGTGCTCGCCGCGATGCCGCTCGTCCCTCGAGAAGCTTTCGTGGAGGAGGCTTCGCAGGAATTCGCCTACGAGGACAGCCCGCTGCCGATCGGCGAGGGCCAGACGATCTCGCAACTTTACATCGTCGCCTTCATGCTCGAGGCTGCAGAAATCGGCCCCGGCGACCGGGTGCTGGAGATAGGCGCCGGCTCCGGCTATGCCGCCGCTGTCGCAGCGCAACTCGCAATCGAGGTCTGTGCCGTCGAGCGTCACGCGAGCCTGGTCGCCCGGGCCCAGCACCGTTTCGATGCGCTTGACTACCGCAACATCAGCCTGCGGCACGCCGACGGGACGAAGGGCTGGCCGGATGGCGGCGAATTCGACGCCATCGTGGTTTCGGCCGGCGGTTCGCAGATTCCGCCCGCCCTAAAATTGCAGCTCAAGATAGGCGGTCGGCTCATCATTCCGGTCGGCGCGGAGGACGAGCCGCAAGAGCTCCTCAAATTGACGCGCCGTTCGGAAATGGAATTTGACGAGGAGCGACTGGGATCAGTTCATTTCGTACCGCTGGTCGGCGCGAAGACCTGGGTGGAAGACGGACGGCGATCGTCGTCGTCCCACCTGCCGGGCGTCTCGCAGCGCAAGACCCCGGCCGACCTCATCGCTGAAGCGGCGGAGCCCCTGCCCGATTTCGACGATCTCGCTTTCGGCGCGCTGTTCGACCGTTTCGCCGGCAAGCGGGTCGTGCTGCTGGGGGAAGCGAGCCACGGCACGTCCGAGTTCTACCGGGCACGCGCGGCCATCACGAAGCATCTCGCCATCACGAAGCATCTCATGGCGTGCCACGGCTTTTCCATCGTCGCCGTGGAGGCCGACTGGCCGGATGCGGCGGCGGTCGACCGCTACGTCCGCCATCTGCCGCGGCGCGAAAGCGAAGCGCCGTTCCAGCGCTTCCCGATCTGGATGTGGCGCAACACGGATGTCAACGCCTTCATCCACGCAATGCGCGAGCACAACGCGGGCGTCGATGAGAAGCGGCGCGCCGGCTTCTACGGGCTCGACATCTACAACATGGCGGCTTCGATCGCGTCGGTGCTCGACTATCTGGACAAGATCGACCCGATCGCGGCCGCGGTCGCCCGCGAGCGCTATGGCTGCCTCACGCCGTGGCAGGATGAGCCCTCGACCTACGGCCGCGCCGTGCTGACGGAGGGTTACCGCAAGTGCGAGCAGGCCGTGGTAGCGCAGCTGCGCGACCTTCTCCGCGGCCGCCTGCGTTACGAGGAGGATCATCCAGACAGTTTCCTCGACGCGGCGCAGAACGCCCGCTTGGTCGTGTCGGCCGAGCGCTACTACCGCATCATGTATTACGGCGGCGCCGAGTCATGGAATCTGCGCGACACTCATATGTTCGAGACGCTCGAGCACGTGCTGGCCGCGCGCGGCGCCGACGCGAAGGCCGTCGTCTGGGCACACAATTCCCATATCGGCGACGCCCGTCACACCGAGATGGGCGCGGTACGCGACGAGCTCAACATCGGGCAGTTGTGCCGCGAGCGGTTCGGCGCGGAATCCGTCGCATTGATAGGCATGGGGACGCACCAGGGGACGGTGGCTGCCGCCGACGAGTGGGACGGCGAGATGAAGGTCAAGCGCGTCAATCCCTCCCGAAGAGACAGCGTCGAATGTCTCTTTCACGATGCTGACCCCGCTCGGTGCCTGCTCGACTTGTCGCGTGACAACCCCGCGGCGCGAGCACTTCGCGCATCAATACTCGAACGTTTCATCGGCGTCATTTATCGCCCAGTTACCGAATTGCAGAGCCACTACGTGGAGGCGTCTCTCGCCCAGCAGTTCGACGCCTTCCTGTGGTTCGACGAGACGACGGCCGTCACGCCGCTCGCGCCGGGCCATGTGGAGCCGGGCCTGCCTGACACCTATCCGTTCGGGCTTTAG